The Neovison vison isolate M4711 chromosome 5, ASM_NN_V1, whole genome shotgun sequence genome includes a region encoding these proteins:
- the POU4F1 gene encoding POU domain, class 4, transcription factor 1: MMSMNSKQPHFAMHPTLPEHKYPSLHSSSEAIRRACLPTPPLQSNLFASLDETLLARAEALAAVDIAVSQGKSHPFKPDATYHTMNSVPCTSTSTVPLAHHHHHHHHHQALEPGDLLDHISSPSLALMAGAGGAGAAGGGGGAHDGPGGGGGPGGGGGPGGGGPGGGGGGGGPGGGGGGPGGGLLGGSAHPHPHMHGLGHLSHPAAAAAMNMPSGLPHPGLVAAAAHHGAAAAAAAAAAGQVAAASAAAAVVGAAGLASICDSDTDPRELEAFAERFKQRRIKLGVTQADVGSALANLKIPGVGSLSQSTICRFESLTLSHNNMIALKPILQAWLEEAEGAQREKMNKPELFNGGEKKRKRTSIAAPEKRSLEAYFAVQPRPSSEKIAAIAEKLDLKKNVVRVWFCNQRQKQKRMKFSATY, from the coding sequence CTGCAGAGCAACCTCTTCGCCAGCCTAGACGAAACGCTGCTGGCGCGGGCAGAGGCGCTGGCGGCTGTGGACATCGCCGTGTCCCAGGGCAAGAGCCACCCGTTCAAGCCAGACGCCACGTACCACACGATGAACAGCGTGCCATGCACGTCCACGTCCACCGTGCCGCTGgcgcaccaccaccaccaccaccatcaccaccaggcGCTCGAGCCTGGCGACCTGCTGGACCACATTTCGTCGCCCTCGCTCGCGCTCATGGCCGGCGCGGGCGGCGCgggcgcggcgggcggcggcggcggcgcccacGACGGcccggggggcggcggcggcccggggggcggcggcggcccgggcggcggcggccccgggggcggcggcggcggcggcggcccggggggcggcggcggcggcccgggcGGCGGGCTGCTAGGTGGATCGGCACACCCGCATCCGCACATGCACGGCCTGGGCCACCTGTCGCACCCGGCGGCGGCCGCCGCCATGAACATGCCGTCGGGTCTGCCGCACCCCGGgctggtggcggcggcggcgcacCACGgcgcggcggctgcggcggcggcggcggcggcggggcagGTGGCGGCGGCCTCAGCGGCTGCGGCCGTGGTGGGCGCGGCGGGCCTGGCGTCCATCTGCGACTCGGACACGGACCCGCGCGAGCTCGAGGCGTTCGCCGAGCGTTTCAAGCAGAGGCGCATCAAGCTGGGCGTGACGCAGGCCGACGTGGGCTCGGCGCTGGCCAACCTCAAGATCCCGGGCGTGGGCTCGCTCAGCCAGAGCACCATCTGCAGGTTCGAGTCGCTCACGCTCTCGCACAACAACATGATCGCGCTCAAGCCCATCCTGCAGGCGTGGCTCGAGGAGGCCGAGGGTGCGCAGCGCGAGAAAATGAACAAGCCCGAGCTCTTCAACGGCGGCGAGAAGAAGCGCAAGCGGACTTCCATCGCAGCGCCGGAGAAGCGCTCCCTCGAGGCCTACTTCGCCGTACAACCCCGGCCCTCCTCCGAGAAGATCGCCGCCATCGCCGAGAAACTGGACCTCAAAAAGAACGTGGTGCGGGTGTGGTTTTGCaaccagagacagaagcagaagcGGATGAAATTCTCCGCCACTTActga